Proteins found in one Seonamhaeicola sp. S2-3 genomic segment:
- a CDS encoding bifunctional 2-polyprenyl-6-hydroxyphenol methylase/3-demethylubiquinol 3-O-methyltransferase UbiG codes for MIEMWDKRYSSSSYAYGINPNAFFKDTLNKYQFKGKILLPAEGEGRNAVFAAKKGLDVTAFDISIEGKNKALKLAKKQNVEIKYDIGNLFDLDIVNQKYDVAALIFAHFPPEISTSYHRKIADLIVDEGIIILEGFSKNHLPLRNKNPRLGGPNKIEMLFSIESIKNDFPEFEIIKLEEVAVELNEGDYHNGLSKVIRFIGKKTKIK; via the coding sequence ATGATTGAAATGTGGGATAAAAGATATTCAAGTAGTAGTTATGCTTATGGAATAAATCCTAATGCGTTTTTTAAGGATACATTAAACAAATATCAGTTTAAGGGCAAAATATTATTACCTGCAGAAGGAGAAGGCAGAAATGCTGTATTTGCTGCAAAAAAAGGTCTTGATGTTACAGCGTTTGATATAAGTATTGAAGGTAAGAACAAGGCTTTAAAACTTGCAAAAAAACAAAATGTAGAAATAAAATATGACATTGGAAATTTATTTGACTTAGATATTGTTAATCAAAAATATGATGTAGCTGCTTTGATTTTTGCTCATTTTCCACCAGAAATTTCAACAAGTTATCATAGGAAAATTGCAGACTTAATAGTGGATGAGGGAATTATTATCCTTGAAGGATTTAGTAAAAATCATTTACCATTACGAAATAAAAATCCGAGATTAGGAGGCCCTAATAAAATTGAAATGCTCTTTTCAATAGAATCTATTAAAAATGATTTTCCAGAATTTGAAATTATTAAACTGGAAGAGGTTGCAGTAGAATTAAATGAAGGTGATTACCATAATGGGTTAAGTAAAGTGATACGATTTATTGGAAAAAAGACTAAAATTAAATAA
- the fahA gene encoding fumarylacetoacetase, translated as MPLSANNPDRKSWLHVDKHSDFPIQNIPFGVFLTRDDIITIGTRIGDTAIDLGALHQLGYFDGIPLTDDIFLQDTLNDFIADGRKTWRAVRNRIAEIFDADNDTLKNNLKHKEIVLFRLDEIEMQLPVEIGDYTDFYSSMEHATNVGTMFRDPDNALLPNWLHIPVGYHGRSSSIIPSGIPVHRPQGQTLPNGAKEPVFGPSKLVDFELEMGFITTDANDLGEPIPIDEAEEYIFGLVLLNDWSARDIQKWEYVPLGPFLAKNFATSISPWIVTLDALEPYRVEGPKPLKKQLPYLQSKGAKSFDINLEVSIQPKGAKETVVSKSNFKYMYWNISQQLAHHTINGCPVNSGDLMGSGTISGPTEDSYGSMLELTWKGEKPLKMKDGTERKFINDHDTVIMRGYCENDGTRIGFGEVSTKLLPIYKK; from the coding sequence ATGCCGTTATCAGCTAACAATCCAGATAGAAAATCGTGGTTACACGTAGATAAGCATTCAGATTTTCCCATTCAGAATATTCCTTTTGGTGTATTTTTAACCAGAGATGATATTATTACCATTGGTACACGTATTGGTGATACTGCCATAGATTTAGGTGCTTTACACCAATTAGGCTACTTTGATGGTATTCCTTTAACCGATGATATTTTTCTTCAAGACACGTTGAACGATTTTATTGCTGACGGAAGAAAAACATGGCGTGCCGTAAGAAACCGTATTGCCGAAATTTTTGATGCTGATAATGATACGCTTAAAAATAATTTAAAACACAAGGAAATTGTATTATTTCGTTTAGATGAAATAGAAATGCAATTACCTGTTGAAATTGGGGATTATACCGATTTTTATTCTAGTATGGAACATGCCACTAACGTAGGTACCATGTTTAGAGATCCAGATAACGCCTTATTACCTAATTGGCTACACATTCCTGTTGGGTATCATGGTAGAAGCTCATCTATAATCCCATCAGGTATTCCGGTACATAGACCACAAGGACAAACACTACCAAATGGTGCTAAAGAACCTGTTTTTGGCCCCAGTAAATTAGTAGATTTTGAACTTGAAATGGGTTTCATTACTACAGATGCTAATGATTTAGGGGAACCCATTCCTATAGATGAAGCTGAAGAATATATTTTTGGATTAGTATTACTAAACGATTGGAGTGCTCGCGATATTCAAAAGTGGGAATATGTACCATTAGGACCGTTTTTAGCTAAAAACTTTGCTACCTCTATTTCTCCATGGATTGTAACATTAGACGCTTTAGAACCTTACCGTGTTGAGGGGCCTAAACCTTTAAAAAAACAATTGCCTTATCTACAAAGCAAAGGCGCAAAAAGTTTCGATATTAATTTAGAAGTTTCTATTCAACCTAAGGGTGCTAAAGAAACCGTAGTTAGCAAGTCTAATTTTAAATATATGTATTGGAACATATCGCAACAATTAGCGCATCATACCATTAATGGCTGTCCTGTAAATTCTGGCGATTTAATGGGAAGTGGTACCATTTCTGGTCCTACCGAAGATAGCTACGGCTCTATGTTAGAGTTAACTTGGAAAGGTGAAAAACCTCTAAAAATGAAAGATGGCACTGAACGTAAGTTTATTAATGACCATGATACCGTAATAATGAGAGGTTATTGTGAAAATGATGGTACCCGAATTGGTTTTGGTGAAGTATCTACTAAATTACTACCAATTTACAAAAAATAA
- the glyA gene encoding serine hydroxymethyltransferase: MQRDEQIFELIEAEKERQLHGIELIASENFVSNQVMEAAGSVLTNKYAEGYPGKRYYGGCEVVDEVEQIAIDRAKELFGAAYVNVQPHSGSQANTAVFAACLKPGDKFLGFDLSHGGHLTHGSPVNFSGKLYSPVFYGVEQETGVLNYDKIQEIATKEQPKLIIAGASAYSRDIDFKRFREIADSVGAILMADVSHPAGLIAKGILNDPIPHCHIVTTTTHKTLRGPRGGMIMMGEDFDNPFGLKLKNGKLRKMSSLLNSAVFPGNQGGPLEHIIAAKAIAFGEALTDEFLHYQLQVKKNAAALAQALVNKDYNIISGGTDNHCMLIDLRNKDVSGKEAEEALVKADITVNKNMVPFDDKSPFVTSGIRLGVAAVTTRGLKEADMVTIADLIDEVVTNHQNEAVLETIKDKVNAMMADKPLFVA; encoded by the coding sequence ATGCAACGCGACGAACAAATTTTTGAACTTATTGAAGCTGAAAAAGAGCGTCAATTACACGGTATAGAACTAATAGCATCAGAAAACTTTGTGAGCAACCAAGTAATGGAAGCAGCAGGTTCTGTTTTAACTAACAAATATGCCGAAGGGTACCCAGGAAAACGTTACTACGGTGGTTGCGAAGTTGTAGATGAAGTAGAGCAAATAGCTATAGATAGAGCTAAAGAATTGTTTGGAGCGGCATACGTAAATGTACAACCACACTCTGGTAGTCAGGCAAATACAGCTGTTTTTGCAGCTTGTTTAAAACCAGGTGATAAATTTTTAGGATTCGATTTATCTCACGGTGGGCATTTAACACACGGTTCTCCAGTTAACTTTTCAGGTAAATTATACAGTCCGGTATTTTACGGAGTAGAGCAGGAAACAGGTGTTTTAAATTATGATAAAATACAAGAAATAGCAACCAAAGAACAACCAAAATTAATTATTGCGGGAGCTTCAGCTTATTCTCGTGATATTGATTTTAAACGTTTTAGAGAAATTGCCGATAGCGTAGGCGCTATATTAATGGCAGATGTATCACACCCTGCAGGATTAATTGCAAAAGGTATTTTAAATGATCCTATTCCACACTGTCATATTGTAACCACAACAACTCATAAAACTTTACGCGGACCAAGAGGCGGTATGATTATGATGGGTGAAGATTTTGATAATCCATTTGGTTTAAAATTAAAAAACGGAAAACTACGTAAAATGTCGTCTTTATTAAACTCTGCTGTTTTTCCTGGTAACCAAGGAGGGCCATTAGAGCATATTATAGCAGCCAAAGCCATTGCATTTGGAGAAGCCTTAACAGATGAGTTTTTACATTACCAATTACAAGTTAAAAAGAATGCTGCTGCGTTAGCACAAGCTTTAGTAAATAAAGATTATAACATTATTTCTGGCGGAACAGATAACCACTGTATGTTAATAGATTTACGTAATAAAGACGTATCTGGTAAAGAAGCCGAAGAAGCTTTAGTAAAAGCAGATATTACCGTAAACAAAAACATGGTACCGTTTGATGATAAATCGCCATTTGTAACCTCTGGTATCCGTTTAGGAGTAGCTGCCGTTACTACGCGTGGTTTAAAGGAAGCAGATATGGTTACTATTGCAGATTTAATTGATGAGGTTGTTACAAACCACCAAAACGAAGCTGTTTTAGAAACTATAAAAGACAAAGTAAATGCTATGATGGCAGATAAACCATTATTTGTAGCATAA
- a CDS encoding OmpA family protein produces MICFFACKSDKDKAANQTIDVIASDNNKKEDIKISNDGEQVQKMLDLLGVDTNDAKNVETLNALLGNGDASEIAYQILGKHSVEKNTLTQSNLNTLEKMLQQYPELESSGGFVVNEATVDIDFSKLAEQLKELDKEELSQLLAVLPTSGSNAGKEKNKNPFEGTFIEESLVGTSFTYYATSKGRSLYEKIKHATPEEAEQMLAKHYGVKPEEIKLLKRIEKQTKIKHEKQAKKLLNPIYKNAVEEALNNPSTSNQFKSLIKKRKTKQELKAKQFIRYSARAREAFYKLNPGWHAEKNDEVGNTYVDSRNQYIYLPLGKLSFADEVVEFDPGNGGLHPKGSLGEPNMPNIDFTGGDPKVCNIGLEGVLTLQFTNNAITDVNGPDLYVFEMGKIEPTILELSKDGSQWIKVGKIEGGTAMVDIADFVNKGETFTYVRLTDLNTKSGVPGADVDAIAAIGGAIRLNLDAAVLFEFGKYELKPEAEAALTELIPKIEEIGKGTIVVEGHTDNVGNNAANKTLSQKRAESVQQLLKTLIKDKVNNFKWESKGYGESQPVVPNDTDENRQKNRRVEILVLPS; encoded by the coding sequence TTGATTTGCTTCTTTGCCTGTAAGTCGGATAAAGATAAAGCAGCTAATCAAACCATAGATGTAATAGCTTCTGATAACAATAAAAAAGAAGATATAAAAATATCGAACGATGGTGAACAGGTACAAAAGATGCTGGATCTATTGGGTGTTGACACAAATGATGCTAAAAATGTTGAAACCCTAAATGCATTGTTGGGCAACGGAGATGCTTCGGAGATAGCATACCAAATATTAGGCAAACATTCCGTTGAAAAAAACACCCTCACGCAGAGCAATCTCAATACCTTGGAAAAAATGCTGCAACAGTACCCTGAACTGGAAAGCAGTGGTGGCTTTGTAGTGAACGAAGCAACTGTTGATATAGATTTTTCAAAGCTTGCAGAACAGTTAAAAGAACTAGACAAAGAAGAACTTAGCCAATTATTGGCCGTATTACCAACAAGCGGCAGTAATGCTGGTAAAGAAAAAAACAAAAACCCATTTGAAGGTACCTTTATAGAAGAAAGCCTTGTTGGAACTTCCTTTACTTATTATGCCACTTCCAAAGGCCGGTCATTGTACGAGAAAATAAAACATGCTACGCCTGAAGAGGCTGAGCAGATGTTGGCTAAACATTATGGCGTAAAGCCCGAAGAAATAAAACTCTTAAAAAGGATTGAAAAGCAAACGAAAATCAAGCACGAAAAACAGGCAAAAAAACTCTTAAATCCTATTTATAAGAATGCCGTAGAAGAGGCTTTAAACAACCCCAGCACATCCAATCAGTTTAAATCGCTCATTAAAAAGCGAAAAACAAAACAGGAATTAAAAGCTAAACAGTTTATAAGGTATTCAGCTCGGGCAAGGGAAGCATTTTACAAACTTAATCCTGGATGGCATGCCGAAAAAAATGATGAAGTGGGCAACACCTATGTAGATTCCCGTAATCAATACATCTACCTGCCATTAGGTAAGCTGTCTTTTGCCGATGAGGTAGTTGAATTTGACCCCGGAAATGGAGGGCTGCACCCAAAAGGTTCACTTGGAGAGCCCAACATGCCAAACATAGACTTTACAGGTGGAGACCCCAAGGTATGTAACATAGGATTAGAAGGTGTCCTCACACTACAATTTACTAACAACGCCATAACCGATGTCAACGGTCCTGACTTATATGTGTTTGAAATGGGTAAAATTGAACCCACTATTCTCGAATTATCTAAAGACGGAAGCCAATGGATTAAAGTAGGTAAAATAGAAGGCGGTACAGCTATGGTAGATATAGCCGATTTTGTTAACAAAGGCGAAACCTTCACTTATGTCCGTTTAACCGACTTGAATACCAAAAGCGGTGTTCCCGGTGCCGATGTAGATGCCATAGCGGCCATTGGTGGTGCCATCCGGCTCAATCTTGATGCCGCGGTGCTCTTTGAATTTGGTAAATATGAACTCAAACCTGAGGCTGAGGCGGCACTTACCGAATTAATCCCAAAAATTGAAGAGATAGGCAAAGGCACCATTGTAGTAGAAGGTCATACCGACAATGTAGGCAATAATGCTGCAAACAAAACCCTATCTCAAAAACGTGCCGAAAGCGTTCAGCAATTATTAAAAACATTAATAAAAGACAAGGTTAACAATTTTAAATGGGAAAGTAAAGGTTATGGTGAAAGTCAGCCTGTAGTCCCCAATGATACAGACGAAAACCGGCAAAAAAACCGACGGGTAGAGATTTTGGTCTTACCTAGTTAA